gcgtggatcataacaaattatggataacattacgaagaatgggaattccagaacacttaattgtgctcatgaggaacctttacataggtcaagaggcagttatttggacagaacaaggggatactgattggtttaaagtcaggaacggtatgcgtcagggttgtattctttcaccatacctattcaatccgtatgctgagcaaataatctgagaagctggactatctgaagaagaacggggcatcaggattggaggaagactcgttaacaaccttgttatgcaaatgacacaatcttgcttgctgaaagtgaagagggcttgaagcacttactaatgaagatcaaagaccacagccttcagtatgtattgcacctcaacgtaaagaaaacagaaatcctcacaactgggccaatgagcaacatcatgataaatggagaaaagattgaagttgtcaaggatttcattttacttggatccacaatcaacagccatggaagcagcagtcaggaaatcaaaagacacattgcattgggtaaatctgctgcaaaggacctcttcaaagtgttgaagagcaaagatgtcaccttgaagactaagatgctcctgacccaaaccatggtattttcaatctcataatttgcacgtgaaagctggacaatgaataaggaagactgaagaagaattgatgcctttgaatggtggtgttggcaaagaatattgaatatgccatggactgccaaaagaacgaacagatctgtcttggaagaagtacaaccagaatgctgcttagagactgcatcttacataccttggacatgttgtcaggagggatcagtctctggagaaggacatcatgcttggcaaagtacagggtcagtggaaaagaggaagaccctcaacgaggtggattgacacagtggctgcaacaatgggcttaagcataacaatgattgtaaggatggctcaggactgggcagtgtttctttctgttgtgcatagggttgctatgagtcggaaccgactccatggcacctaacagcagtaaCAACAGCACCTCAGTTGTCAGTGTATAGTACTAACTTACTTTTAATGATTATCAAATCCTAGTCTACCTCACTAGATGATGGCAATGTACTGGTGAACTCAAATATCTGTGTGACACAACAGTAAATGTATACTACGTTCCGTGCCATGAGAATGTAAATTGTGCTTTACGGACTCGTGCGCGGAATTGAAAAGAAAGCAGTAGCCCAGTCTGCAGTGGCAGACCAGTTTCCCCAGGCTATTGCACTTTCTATAAAATTCTTACATGTTTGGTACAGCTGaaggaactggagaaatcacCTGTTGAATCATCAGGTGTTCAAGGTTATCCTCCAGGAACGGTCTGCCTTACATACTGGTCAGATAGCACTGGTAAAGTGAGTCAATGGGAGTTAAGCTCTTGCTTCAACTCTCTCTTTAATCAATACAGTCATCCCATGTTACCCTCCTTGAATTCCCTATTGCTTGTTATTTACTATATAGGAGGGCTTGGGTAATTCCAAAGGCTCCTATTTAGCATGTCCAAATAGACCTGATTGAAAAGCAGACTTAGTTAATGTTCCATTCACATAAAGTTCATCCCAACTATGCATTTGGATAAAGTTGATGTGACCACAGAATAATCACTCTAGTCATGCTTTTCCATTTGCAGCTTTATCTCTACCTTGGTTTTGTCTACATGATCCCTACATTATCACTTTTGGACTTTCCAGAACACCATAATTCTCCCCAATAGGAATTACTACTGTTCATTGAATTTCTGTATATAGCAATCCTGTTTTGCATGCCACCCACTGATCATTTCACCAAATCACTGCATAAGCCTTCAGGCTTAGGGGTAGCTGCTCCTTGCTGTTACGAGCTCTAGGTAGTGAGCTATCCCTTGTTGCTTTCCCCCCACCCTGTCCACAACTTTGTAAATAGTTTTTTCTTATTATCCATACTCAGTGTCCCATTTTGTTCTTGCCATGGCCCAGTTCTTGCTGTAAAAACAGGAAATTATAAGCCTTATATTCTTTAATACTGATAAAGACAATATAAGCTCATATTCTTTGATTTGGCCCTAGCCAATAAAACATAATACTAAAACTAGAACTTGCATCCTATAATTAGTAGCTGTTAAAGAGGAACAGATGGAAGGataaaagatttgtttgttctggtgtATGAAAAGACAGGGCCCTACCCTGTACAATGATTTAGAATAAGTTGAAAAGGACTAAGCTGAAAATGTCTGCAAGACATCTCTATGATATACTAAGGATGTAACACACAAACTATGCTGGATTGATACCCACTTTTTGTCAATTTCTACCCATTTTGCCTCTtgacattttaaaactttttttaattaaaaaaaaacagtcaaatcTTAGTTACACTTGTTAAGATATTCAGAAATATAACAGCACTAACAAGGAACCCTGTTGgcctaatggttaagtacttggctgctaaccaaaaggtccatggtttgaacccacctggcaaaaagatctggctatctgctctcataaagacatcaatcagcctaggaaacactgtgggttggttctactctgtcctatggggccgctataagtagaaatcgactcaatggcatacaacaacaatgtataaaaCATTCAtgtatgaaattttaaaatttaagttgtttttaataaactttaGATCATAAACCAAAACTTATAAACCCTTATAGTGGTATCAATATGATGTATCTTATATATTGTGACACAATTTTCCCAGCTAAGGAGGATCATTTCTACCTGAGTTTTGGTAAAAACTGGAGTCTCAAAGAAATGGCCTGCCACGTTCtcttttgcaagaccaaacaaGATGATGAAAGCCCAAAATTGAAGAGTAAAGCCATCAAGAAAATGGAGACAccttgtgtgatggttaaggttgtgcgtcaacttggctgagccatgattctcaatggtttggcagttgtaaaatgttgtgatcacttccatgatgagacttgatcacctccatgatggaatctgctgtgagtagccaatcagttgaaagggagtctccttgggcctgtggcctgcatcaaacatAAGTAGATATTCTAGCAAGGCTCGTTGGCTCAtgttcgctctggatcctgcatctggctcctgttcacctggcctccagttcttaggtcttgaactagcagcttacttgtggtcttgcctgccaatcttgggattcactgaccTCCCCAGCTTGTGaacaagagccttgctctctgacctgccaatcttaggtttgccagcccctgtggctacgtgaatcaggagaagtctctatcctgacccacagacttgggacattccagtctctacaactgcatgagccattaccttgatgtaaatctctctctgtatatatttatacactttactgatttttcttctctagcgaacccagcctaagacatcttgATAATATGAGAGgctaaaattattaagaaatttcAGTCTATAAATGCTAACAGTTTAAAGAGTTAtgagtaaaaattttaaatattttatggaaAAGTTGCCATGGACTTCATAAAtttccagaaatctggatttagAAAGTAAACTTTGTATTCTGGAAGAGTTTTATGTTTAGAAAgataggaaagaagggaggaaagaggagCTTGAGGGAGGCAGGCAGACAGGCTTGAGGTAGGTAGACACACAAGATTTACATACCCAATGATAGAACACACTGAAAGTAGAAATAAAGTCAGGTGAAATTGAGATTTCTTCATGTTCAACTCACTGGAGATTTTAAGGGACATTATCACAAAACTTAATTTTGAATTATAGaggacccaaaaccaaacccaaaccctctgctgtctagtagattctgactcataggaaccctacgagacagagtagagctgccccatacggtttccaaggagttcctggtgaattcaaatggccaacatttGGGTAGCAGCtatcgctcttaaccactatgccaccagagcttcctaTAGAGAATTGTGAAATAATTATCCAAACTTTCCTAAATGTCCTGTCAAAGAGAATAATATGCTAAGATAATATTCTAATCCAGGTTAATATTTCAAGAACAATAAAAATGACATTTATTGAGAGCTTGCATAGAGTGCCAGGACTTGTGCTAAGTATATTGCAACGATTATGTCTTTTAACTTTGAAGAAGATGTGTACTATCCCCGtttcacagagaaagaaaactgaggcttggagaggttaaataactttcctCATGTCATTCAACAAATGCCTGGTGGAGTCTCAATTCCAACACACTTAAGATGAATCAAGAGCCCATGCTCTCCTGCATTTGGAGAGCGATGGCCTTTGGTGTGAAGTGacaggtatacacacacacacacacacacacacatcccaaatCATTACAAATCAGGGCTTTCAATTTCacaggatatagatgtttattaaGAACACATGGAAACAATATGAGCTTGTCACAATCAGTGTAGACTTAGAATGGAAAATTTGCTGGTCTAAAAATAGGTGCATTTGGGCCTTGGTTAAaattattcagtaaatgttttacCTCTGCCATtttctagaagaactggatgcagaccctaaatgcCAAATCAAAAGAAGAGGAGTTGGTAGTTAAGAGTCCATTCCCAGTCACTGGCTGGCTCCCACAAGTTTTATACAACTTGTGAGGATATCCATGGTGTGATTACAGGTAGAGACTAGCAGCAAGAGGAGGCACAGCAGGTGGGGCTGGGACAGGTAGAGATGACACAGGTTGGGCGATAGCAAGTGGTATGGCAGGAGACTTGGCCACAGACAGGGCGGAAGCAGCAGCAGGGGCGGCAGCAGCTGGAGCCACAGGAGCTAGAACCACAGCAGGAGGGGGGGCAGCAGCTGGGGTGGCAGTAGGTGGGCTGGCAGCACTGTGGCCTGCAGCAGCTGGACACAGAGCATCTGGGGTGGCAGCAGCTGGAGCCACAGGAGCTAGAACCACAGCAGGAGGGGTGGGAGAAGCTGGAGATGCAGCAGCTGGGGTGGCAGCAGGGGACCTGGCAGCTCTGTGGCCTGCAGCAGCTGGACACACAGCAGCTAGGACGGCAGCAGGTGGTCCTGCAGCAGGTTGTCTGGCAGCAGCTGGGGTGGCAGCAGGTCTCCTGGCAGGGGTCTTGGCCACAGCCCTGGTCAGAGCAGACAGAGCCACAACAGGAGTTGACCATGGTTTTAGAGGGTGGAGTTTCTGGGTGTTTCCAGGAGAATGAGGTTCTTGAGTTTGAAAGTCTCCCTGTGCCACAGCCTTTATATACTGCCCCCAAAGGGTCTGTGTCAacatgttttccttgtttttgtttacTGATAGTTAAGTAATTACCAGACTACTTAATGGCTTAAACTCATTGAAAACAAAATTTCCTTTCCCAAATGTGTTCATTCTATCCTGTCTTAGCTTCCTTCTGATTCACATCTTGCTGGCGTCTTCATCCACAGAGGGCTTTCATGTGATATTCTGCCTTTGGAATTACTTATCTCACCCTCCCCACCTGTATCTTCTACCAGGATGGAATCTGGACAGTCATACTTCTTGTTATACATTTCTTCCAATGAGTCTCCATAGTGTGGCATCTGGCACAAGACAAGAGGAAAGATCCTGTGCGGTGGGTCATTTCTGAGCAATGAGGAAAGGGACATCTCTATGTGTGCATGACCCAGGTGACATTTACATGTCTGGAATGAGTTTTCCTGGATGCTTCAAACTTCGGATTATGTTCTGTATCAAACTCTGGCGGGCAATTTATCTGTCCAATTCATGTGACTACAATGTCACATACTTTCTTAAATTgttacttttctattttttccttgtgtcttgtctCTACGGCTGGTTCCTTAGACTCCAGAAGACATAGCCTTGTTTTTATCCCTTGTCTCATTTTTAATCAAAAATATTTCTTctatgataccaaaaaaaaaaaaaaaaaaaaaaaacgttgaatAACTAGAATGTGCCTCTCTTCAGAATTTATTTCCAGAGCTGGGAAATCTACagcatatttttttgttttgttttgttttccctcagTTTGAAGTGTCAGTGGATTTTAGTAAATTCAAATTTAatgttctagtaaaaagaccagacttaatggtctaactgagacgggagggaccccagaggtcatggcccctggactctctgttaacccaaaactaaaaccgttctccaagccaactgttcagacaaagattagactgtactaaaaaaaaaaatttaaaaaactaaacccgttgccgttgagtcgatcccaaatcatagcgaccctataggacagagtagaactgccctgtagggtttccaaggagcgcctggtggattcaaactgccaaccttttggttagcagccgtagctcttaaccactacaccatcaggggttcctagactggactgtaagacataaaatgatactggtgaggagtgtgcttcttagctcaagtaggcacatgagactatgtgggcagctcctgtctggaggcaagatgagaaggcagaggggtacaggagctggttgaatggacatgggaagtacagggtggagagaaggagtatgctgtcacattgtagggagagcaactagggtcacataacaatgtgcgtataagtttttgtgtgataagctggcttgaattgtaaactttcacttaaaatgaaataaaaagtcaAATATATTGAATTGATATTTTTACTTTTCCTCTATTTAGTGGTAGTTCAACTTTAGCATGCGTCAGAACCATCTGGAGGGCTGGCCCCACTCCCAGAGTTCCAGAGTG
The window above is part of the Elephas maximus indicus isolate mEleMax1 chromosome 19, mEleMax1 primary haplotype, whole genome shotgun sequence genome. Proteins encoded here:
- the LOC126062380 gene encoding keratin-associated protein 4-11-like, whose translation is MVNSCCGSVCSDQGCGQDPCQETCCHPSCCQTTCCRTTCCRPSCCVSSCCRPQSCQVPCCHPSCCISSFSHPSCCGSSSCGSSCCHPRCSVSSCCRPQCCQPTYCHPSCCPPSCCGSSSCGSSCCRPCCCFRPVCGQVSCHTTCYRPTCVISTCPSPTCCASSCC